The following coding sequences are from one Acidimicrobiales bacterium window:
- a CDS encoding ferritin-like domain-containing protein, giving the protein MTTYEEILGRARLDDVDAILEIANTDMDSTIHAVTDNAQAIFTWDYEKGSRPALSRLYEKAKTSQWNGETDLPWETEVDQEQLAKLMAAQFGLQGGDLSHTPFASWGDAEWTTLGIESQNWSLSQFMHGEQGALLCTAKIVETVPWIDAKYYASTQVMDEARHVEVFAKYLDTKLSGHYPINAHLGMLLDDIVDDSRWDMTYLGMQIMVEGLALAAFGFMHQLTTEPLLKQLLRYVMSDEARHVAFGVLSLKEYYAELTDKEMAERQEFAFEAAVRMRDRFLQQEVWERMGVAPKDAIPVVMAAPIRAEFQRMLFTKIVPNCKKLGLLDANGGWLRERFTELRVIEFEDFADTGEEYEAFALAEGEVAGAD; this is encoded by the coding sequence TTGACCACCTACGAGGAAATCCTCGGCCGCGCCCGTCTCGACGACGTAGACGCGATCCTCGAGATTGCCAACACCGACATGGACTCCACGATCCATGCCGTCACCGACAATGCTCAGGCGATCTTCACGTGGGACTATGAGAAGGGATCCCGTCCGGCCCTCAGCCGCCTCTACGAGAAGGCGAAGACGTCTCAATGGAACGGCGAGACCGATCTGCCTTGGGAGACTGAGGTCGACCAGGAGCAATTGGCCAAGTTGATGGCGGCCCAGTTCGGGCTGCAGGGCGGTGACCTGAGCCACACCCCGTTCGCATCCTGGGGTGACGCCGAGTGGACGACGCTTGGGATCGAGAGCCAGAACTGGTCGCTGTCGCAGTTCATGCACGGCGAGCAGGGCGCACTCCTGTGCACGGCGAAGATCGTCGAGACCGTCCCGTGGATCGACGCCAAGTACTACGCCTCCACCCAAGTGATGGACGAGGCCCGACACGTCGAGGTCTTCGCGAAGTACCTCGACACGAAGCTCAGCGGCCATTATCCGATCAACGCCCACCTCGGGATGCTCCTCGACGACATCGTGGACGACAGTCGCTGGGACATGACCTACCTCGGCATGCAGATCATGGTTGAGGGCCTGGCCCTGGCCGCCTTCGGCTTCATGCACCAGCTGACCACAGAGCCGCTCCTCAAGCAGCTGCTCCGCTACGTCATGAGCGACGAGGCCCGTCACGTGGCCTTTGGTGTCCTGTCTCTGAAGGAGTACTACGCCGAGCTCACCGATAAGGAAATGGCCGAGCGCCAGGAGTTTGCCTTCGAGGCCGCGGTGCGCATGCGTGACCGCTTCCTCCAGCAGGAGGTCTGGGAGCGCATGGGGGTCGCGCCGAAAGACGCCATCCCCGTTGTCATGGCCGCGCCCATACGCGCGGAGTTCCAACGAATGCTCTTCACCAAGATTGTGCCGAACTGCAAGAAGCTCGGCCTGCTCGACGCCAATGGCGGGTGGCTCCGCGAGCGCTTTACCGAGCTGCGCGTGATCGAGTTCGAGGACTTCGCCGACACCGGCGAGGAATACGAGGCGTTCGCGCTCGCCGAGGGCGAAGTTGCAGGTGCGGATTGA
- a CDS encoding cytochrome P450, giving the protein MRATDTIPDLFSPAALADPFPCYAALRRLGVVHDEVNRMWVVSRHADVLEVLHRPEDFSSAGGYGAFALGAAGPGGGESARGRGIGLDRAFGSRVLIASDPPEHTMLRRIVSRGFTKRAMADWEARAARLADGLVDGLVERMRVGDADVVRDLAIPLPVTLIAEILGVPASRMADFRRWSEALVGALSNDIDIDRSGLEIAAMVGYFSEVVAERRAMPGVDLISAIARSAPDGDELSQFEVVMFCILLLVAGNETTTNLLGNMVHAFWEHPTEWSRLVQDPDLAPPAVEEGLRYCGPVQGLFRQTTAPTTVGGVSLPAGANVYVSFAAANRDDRAFAEPDRFHVGRDAGAQVAFGHGIHFCLGAQLARMETRLAIAALARRGVTLRAAGAAVPTTSPILRGFRSIPVTA; this is encoded by the coding sequence ATGCGCGCCACGGACACCATCCCCGACCTGTTCTCACCAGCGGCGCTCGCCGATCCCTTTCCGTGCTACGCGGCGCTCCGGCGCCTCGGCGTTGTGCACGATGAGGTGAACCGGATGTGGGTCGTCAGCCGTCACGCCGACGTCCTCGAAGTACTGCACCGACCCGAAGACTTCTCCTCGGCCGGCGGGTACGGAGCCTTCGCCTTGGGTGCAGCCGGACCTGGCGGTGGGGAGAGCGCACGCGGACGCGGCATAGGTCTGGACCGGGCGTTCGGCTCCCGTGTGCTCATCGCCAGCGATCCGCCGGAGCACACGATGCTGCGGCGGATCGTCAGTCGTGGTTTCACCAAGCGGGCGATGGCCGACTGGGAGGCGCGAGCCGCCCGGCTCGCCGATGGGCTCGTCGATGGGCTCGTCGAGCGGATGCGCGTCGGCGATGCGGATGTGGTCCGCGACCTCGCGATCCCACTCCCCGTCACCCTGATCGCGGAGATCCTCGGTGTTCCGGCGTCGAGGATGGCCGACTTCCGCCGGTGGTCGGAGGCACTCGTCGGCGCGTTGAGCAACGACATCGACATCGATAGAAGCGGGCTCGAGATCGCCGCGATGGTTGGCTACTTCTCCGAGGTGGTCGCGGAGCGGCGCGCCATGCCGGGCGTCGACCTGATCAGCGCGATCGCACGATCGGCGCCCGACGGGGACGAGCTCAGCCAGTTCGAGGTCGTCATGTTCTGCATCCTCCTCCTCGTCGCCGGGAACGAGACCACGACCAACCTACTCGGCAACATGGTGCACGCCTTCTGGGAGCATCCGACTGAATGGTCGCGGCTCGTGCAAGATCCCGATCTCGCGCCACCCGCGGTCGAGGAGGGTCTTCGCTATTGCGGTCCCGTCCAAGGTCTCTTCCGCCAGACCACCGCGCCGACGACAGTCGGGGGGGTCAGTCTCCCCGCCGGCGCCAACGTCTACGTCTCCTTCGCCGCGGCGAACCGCGACGACCGGGCCTTCGCCGAACCCGACCGGTTCCACGTCGGACGGGACGCAGGCGCGCAGGTCGCGTTTGGCCATGGCATCCACTTCTGCCTCGGGGCGCAGCTCGCGCGGATGGAGACTCGGCTGGCGATCGCGGCTCTCGCCCGCCGGGGGGTCACGCTGCGCGCCGCTGGTGCGGCGGTCCCCACCACGAGCCCGATCCTGCGCGGGTTCCGCTCGATCCCGGTAACCGCATGA
- a CDS encoding helix-turn-helix domain-containing protein, which translates to MADSLAAEALGVPEVPGPDLDLYLDAAARCFARHGLGRTKVVDIADELRVSRVTVYRQVGNVDRAARLLLARELDRLLSTLLPRLSSATRPDDIIDIIADALRFAIDHPVLSKVLRDEPELVGVFVVTELDSLLERLRRLAEPLLVKLEAIGVKSPVDVAYLADWVTRVLVTMVLAPPADDIDGHLRAVMGPLLARPGRAARQR; encoded by the coding sequence ATGGCTGACTCGTTGGCGGCAGAGGCCCTCGGCGTGCCCGAGGTTCCTGGACCCGATCTCGACCTGTACCTCGATGCGGCAGCACGTTGTTTCGCCCGCCACGGCCTTGGACGGACGAAGGTCGTGGACATCGCAGACGAGTTACGCGTGTCTCGCGTCACCGTCTACCGCCAGGTCGGCAACGTGGACCGGGCCGCCCGACTGCTCCTCGCTCGCGAGCTCGATCGTCTCCTGTCGACGCTGCTTCCCCGGCTCTCGTCCGCGACCCGACCCGACGACATCATCGACATCATCGCCGACGCCCTGCGTTTTGCGATCGACCATCCCGTCCTGTCGAAGGTGCTCCGCGACGAACCCGAGCTCGTCGGGGTCTTCGTCGTGACCGAGCTCGACAGCCTGCTGGAACGCCTCCGGCGACTGGCCGAGCCCCTCCTCGTCAAGCTCGAAGCGATCGGCGTCAAATCACCCGTCGATGTCGCCTACCTCGCCGACTGGGTTACGCGGGTGCTGGTCACTATGGTCTTGGCCCCCCCGGCGGACGACATTGACGGACACCTCCGCGCAGTCATGGGCCCGCTCCTCGCCCGGCCTGGACGAGCGGCGAGACAACGCTGA
- a CDS encoding metal-dependent hydrolase: MHDATAVPGAYDRSVRTRRIAFGYRPLAKHFVDGDIVMSHVMAILSATFPKGEQFFIDSVRNYRQDIGDNELRQQVAGFIGQETMHGREHDRLNLLLHDLGYPTKFVDRATGIVLGVIHRRAPKAVQLAFTAAAEHFTSVLAEQLLADDPFEEQEVPEELRALFRWHALEECEHKSVAYDVYREQVGSEVIRLLVMDVTTAALVTVAAASIASCVLTDRSARHPLRFAASLFNLRNSPFARKTILLRIAEYHRPGFHPDDRDTEELVARWRTELFGEEGSLRDRLVRSADSA; the protein is encoded by the coding sequence ATGCATGACGCGACTGCGGTGCCTGGCGCCTACGACCGGAGCGTCCGTACCCGACGGATCGCCTTCGGGTACAGGCCGCTCGCGAAGCACTTCGTCGACGGCGACATCGTGATGAGCCACGTCATGGCCATCCTGTCGGCGACGTTCCCTAAGGGCGAGCAGTTCTTCATCGACTCCGTCCGCAACTACCGCCAGGACATCGGCGATAACGAGCTCCGCCAGCAAGTGGCCGGGTTCATCGGCCAAGAGACGATGCACGGCCGGGAGCACGACCGGCTCAACCTGCTGCTTCACGATCTCGGCTACCCGACGAAGTTCGTCGATCGCGCGACGGGAATCGTCCTGGGCGTCATCCATCGGCGCGCTCCCAAGGCGGTGCAGCTCGCCTTCACCGCCGCGGCCGAGCACTTCACCTCGGTGCTAGCCGAGCAGCTACTGGCCGACGACCCCTTCGAGGAGCAGGAAGTGCCCGAGGAGCTGCGCGCCTTGTTCCGGTGGCACGCGCTCGAGGAGTGCGAGCACAAGTCCGTGGCGTACGACGTCTACCGCGAGCAGGTCGGGAGCGAGGTGATCCGCTTGTTGGTAATGGACGTGACCACGGCGGCCCTTGTGACGGTGGCAGCTGCGTCGATCGCCAGCTGCGTGCTCACGGACCGATCGGCGCGGCACCCCCTGCGGTTCGCGGCAAGCTTGTTCAACCTGCGCAACTCGCCGTTCGCACGCAAGACGATCTTGCTGAGGATCGCCGAATACCACCGCCCCGGCTTCCACCCGGACGACCGGGACACGGAGGAGCTGGTCGCGCGTTGGCGCACTGAGCTTTTCGGCGAAGAGGGCAGCCTTCGTGACCGGCTCGTCCGTTCGGCGGATAGCGCCTGA
- a CDS encoding SDR family NAD(P)-dependent oxidoreductase has translation MQLEGRVAAVTGAGSGIGRAVALELARRGCLLAVSDIDAAGLDGTVAMLDGLGAPTIHHLVDVSDRNAVEDWAGKVVAEHGRANVIVNNAGVALGATVEAMSYEDIEWLMGINFWGVVHGTKAFLPHLKAAGEGHIVNVSSVFGLMGIPSQSAYNAAKFAVRGFTEALRIELDADGTGVSCTTIHPGGIKTNIARNARFDEDTVRGLGQDPDRLAAAADRAFLTSPEKAAAVIVGALEANKRRAFVGPDAHAFRLLSLLPPGVYQNLIRFGINLGTRVAH, from the coding sequence ATGCAACTAGAAGGCCGCGTCGCCGCAGTCACCGGCGCAGGATCGGGCATCGGCCGCGCCGTCGCCCTTGAGCTCGCGAGGAGGGGGTGCCTGCTCGCCGTCTCCGACATCGACGCGGCGGGTCTAGACGGCACGGTGGCGATGCTCGACGGACTAGGCGCACCGACGATCCACCACCTCGTGGATGTGTCTGACCGCAACGCGGTCGAGGACTGGGCCGGCAAGGTCGTCGCCGAACACGGGCGCGCCAACGTCATCGTCAACAACGCCGGCGTGGCCCTCGGCGCCACGGTCGAGGCGATGAGTTACGAAGACATCGAATGGCTCATGGGCATCAACTTCTGGGGTGTCGTGCACGGCACGAAGGCCTTCCTTCCGCACCTGAAGGCGGCCGGCGAGGGGCACATCGTCAACGTGTCCAGCGTGTTTGGATTGATGGGCATCCCGTCGCAGTCCGCGTACAACGCAGCGAAGTTCGCTGTTCGCGGCTTCACCGAGGCGCTCCGCATCGAGCTCGACGCTGATGGAACAGGGGTGTCGTGCACGACGATCCACCCGGGTGGCATCAAGACGAACATCGCACGGAACGCCCGCTTCGACGAGGACACCGTGCGAGGGCTCGGCCAGGATCCAGACCGGCTCGCCGCCGCGGCGGACCGCGCGTTCCTCACGAGCCCGGAGAAGGCGGCCGCCGTCATCGTGGGCGCACTCGAGGCCAACAAGCGGCGCGCGTTCGTCGGCCCCGACGCCCATGCGTTTCGTCTGCTCTCTCTCCTCCCACCCGGCGTTTACCAGAATCTGATCCGCTTCGGGATCAACCTCGGAACGAGGGTCGCTCACTGA
- a CDS encoding NAD(P)/FAD-dependent oxidoreductase — MKRAPDHHVVIVGAGFGGLGAAIELRRAGIDDFVILEKWDGVGGTWRANTYPGVAVDIPSFMYSFSYEQRGTWSRLFAPGSELLAYAEDVADRHHLRPKIRFETTVVSLTFDEVDDLWRIHVSDDDGDRTISARFVISAIGALERPVLPDIPGIGDFGGTIVHTARWQHDLDLSGKRVACIGTGASALQLIPEIAAAVESLDVYQRTAIWVAPKLDPRIGVVGRAVLSVPPIRSAVRGVGTVAFDLAGNVIFQHRLRPVRAGLEAGLRAWMRRQVDDPATREALIPDYGFGCKRPSMSNGYLSAFNRPNVELVTTPIEGVTPAGVVTTDGTERTADVLICATGFRIMAEAEPVPFPIYGRNGVELGAHWLEQRFHAYQGVSVCGFPNLFSVAGPYGFVVGSYFWMIEATTKHAARVIAETDRRAQTTAEIRRGPQDRYVEQCRERQAGSPLFGDVCATSNTYYVNFQGDSPLRPSLYAEMWWQNRHFPLSHYRYATAPRPVAPPARRQTRKPKLVPQPR, encoded by the coding sequence ATGAAGCGCGCACCCGACCACCACGTTGTCATCGTCGGCGCCGGTTTCGGCGGTCTCGGCGCAGCTATCGAGTTGCGTCGAGCCGGCATCGACGACTTCGTCATCCTCGAGAAATGGGACGGTGTTGGCGGGACCTGGCGCGCCAACACCTATCCGGGTGTTGCCGTGGACATCCCTTCCTTCATGTACAGCTTCAGCTACGAGCAGCGCGGAACATGGAGCCGGCTGTTTGCCCCAGGGTCGGAGCTCCTGGCGTACGCGGAGGACGTGGCCGACCGGCACCACCTGCGGCCGAAGATCCGGTTCGAGACGACGGTCGTGTCGCTGACGTTCGACGAGGTCGACGATCTCTGGCGCATCCACGTCTCCGATGACGACGGCGACAGGACGATCTCCGCTCGGTTCGTCATCTCTGCCATCGGTGCGCTCGAGCGGCCGGTGCTGCCCGACATTCCCGGGATCGGCGACTTCGGTGGAACGATCGTCCACACGGCTCGATGGCAACATGACCTCGATCTCTCCGGGAAGCGGGTCGCCTGCATCGGCACCGGAGCCTCCGCTCTCCAGCTGATTCCCGAGATCGCCGCGGCAGTCGAGTCCCTCGACGTCTATCAGCGCACCGCCATCTGGGTCGCCCCGAAGCTCGACCCTCGGATCGGTGTCGTAGGGCGGGCCGTGCTTTCGGTGCCGCCCATTCGATCCGCTGTCCGCGGTGTCGGAACCGTCGCTTTCGACCTTGCCGGCAACGTGATCTTTCAACACCGCCTGCGACCCGTCCGGGCCGGGCTCGAAGCAGGGCTCAGGGCGTGGATGCGTCGCCAGGTGGACGACCCAGCGACTCGGGAGGCGTTGATCCCCGATTACGGCTTCGGCTGCAAGCGGCCGTCCATGTCCAACGGCTACCTCAGCGCCTTCAACCGTCCCAACGTCGAGCTGGTCACCACGCCGATCGAAGGCGTCACCCCAGCCGGCGTGGTTACAACCGATGGCACCGAGCGAACCGCCGACGTGCTCATCTGCGCAACCGGGTTCCGCATCATGGCGGAGGCCGAGCCGGTCCCGTTCCCGATCTATGGCCGCAACGGCGTCGAGCTCGGCGCGCACTGGCTCGAACAACGGTTCCATGCCTACCAGGGGGTCAGCGTCTGCGGTTTCCCCAACCTCTTCTCCGTCGCAGGACCCTACGGGTTCGTCGTCGGCTCGTACTTCTGGATGATCGAGGCAACGACAAAACATGCTGCACGCGTGATCGCCGAAACCGACCGGCGTGCGCAGACGACGGCCGAGATCCGTCGCGGCCCGCAGGATAGGTACGTCGAGCAGTGCCGGGAGCGACAAGCCGGAAGCCCCCTCTTCGGGGACGTATGCGCGACGTCGAACACCTACTACGTGAACTTCCAGGGCGACAGCCCCCTTCGGCCCTCTCTCTACGCGGAGATGTGGTGGCAGAACCGCCACTTCCCCCTCTCCCACTACCGGTACGCGACGGCCCCACGGCCGGTTGCGCCTCCCGCTCGACGCCAGACACGCAAGCCGAAGTTGGTCCCGCAACCCAGGTAG
- a CDS encoding NAD(P)/FAD-dependent oxidoreductase, which translates to MAESTPLTPEYDVVLVGAGFAGLYQLHRLRALGLSVVLLEAGAGLGGIWHWNCYPGARVDTHVPMYEYSDETIWRDWYWDQRFPDWRALRRYFEHVDDVWELRRDIRFDARVQGASWNESSHTWSVRTTDRERLQARFVVLCTGFAAKAFVPSIPGLDDFRGACHHTAHWPQDGVDLEGLRVGIIGTGASGVQVTQEAAKVAAEVIVFQRTPMMALPMRQRELTREEQDAAKADYPARFDLRRRTNTGFDYRSTGDSTFAVSAEERAAVYERLWEAGGFSFWAGGFNDIVFDERANSLAYDFWRDRVRERLRDPLTAELLAPSVAPHPFGVKRPSLEQDFYDLFNQSNVSLVDLRSDPIEGVTRDGLRTRTRQHDLDVLVLATGFDAVTGGLTSLDLRGTTGGTLADHWRDGVRTQLGLMCAGFPNLFFLYGPQSPSGFCNGPTCAEVQGDWLIDLLEHLAGRGVTRVEPTPEAELAWREQVQSIAAMTLFPRADSWYMGANIPGKTREMLNWPGGLQLYLSACSSAADDGYRGFVFGPGA; encoded by the coding sequence ATGGCTGAGTCAACCCCCTTGACGCCCGAGTACGACGTCGTCCTGGTCGGGGCCGGCTTCGCCGGGCTCTACCAACTGCACCGCCTACGGGCCCTCGGCCTTTCGGTCGTTCTGCTCGAGGCGGGAGCCGGACTCGGCGGCATCTGGCACTGGAACTGCTATCCCGGGGCCCGCGTCGACACCCACGTGCCCATGTACGAGTACTCGGACGAGACGATCTGGCGAGACTGGTACTGGGATCAGCGGTTCCCCGACTGGCGCGCCCTGCGCCGGTACTTCGAGCACGTCGACGACGTCTGGGAGCTGCGTCGCGACATTCGCTTTGACGCGCGCGTCCAGGGGGCGTCGTGGAACGAGTCGAGCCATACCTGGTCCGTCCGGACCACCGACCGTGAGAGACTGCAGGCGCGATTTGTGGTCCTGTGCACTGGCTTCGCCGCCAAGGCGTTCGTGCCAAGCATCCCCGGTTTGGACGACTTCCGCGGCGCCTGCCACCACACGGCCCACTGGCCGCAGGACGGCGTCGACCTCGAAGGTCTGCGAGTCGGGATCATCGGCACCGGCGCGAGCGGTGTGCAAGTGACCCAGGAAGCTGCGAAGGTCGCCGCCGAGGTGATCGTGTTCCAGCGCACGCCGATGATGGCGCTGCCGATGCGCCAACGAGAGCTCACGCGCGAGGAGCAAGACGCCGCGAAGGCGGACTACCCCGCCCGATTCGACCTGCGGCGCCGGACCAACACCGGATTCGACTACCGGTCCACCGGCGACTCGACCTTCGCCGTGTCCGCCGAGGAGCGGGCCGCGGTCTACGAACGCCTGTGGGAAGCGGGCGGCTTTAGCTTCTGGGCCGGCGGGTTCAACGACATCGTGTTCGACGAACGCGCCAACAGCTTGGCGTACGACTTCTGGCGAGACCGCGTCCGCGAGCGCCTGCGCGACCCGCTGACGGCCGAACTCCTCGCTCCATCTGTGGCACCGCACCCGTTCGGCGTCAAGCGTCCGTCGCTCGAGCAGGACTTCTACGACCTCTTCAACCAGTCCAACGTCTCACTCGTGGATCTCCGGTCGGACCCGATCGAGGGTGTCACCCGAGACGGCTTACGCACGCGGACGCGTCAGCACGACCTCGACGTTCTCGTGCTCGCAACGGGCTTCGATGCCGTCACCGGAGGACTCACGAGCTTGGACCTTCGAGGCACGACCGGCGGCACACTCGCTGACCATTGGCGCGACGGCGTGCGCACCCAACTGGGACTAATGTGCGCTGGCTTTCCCAACCTCTTCTTCCTGTATGGCCCACAGAGCCCATCGGGCTTCTGCAACGGTCCAACCTGCGCGGAGGTCCAGGGCGACTGGCTCATCGACCTGTTGGAGCATCTCGCAGGCCGCGGGGTCACGAGGGTCGAACCCACGCCGGAGGCCGAGCTTGCATGGCGGGAACAGGTGCAGAGCATCGCTGCCATGACTCTCTTCCCCCGAGCGGACTCGTGGTACATGGGCGCCAACATCCCCGGCAAGACGCGGGAGATGCTGAACTGGCCGGGCGGTCTGCAGCTCTACCTCTCGGCGTGCTCGTCTGCCGCGGACGACGGCTATCGGGGCTTCGTGTTCGGTCCGGGCGCGTGA
- a CDS encoding MMPL family transporter has product MFDRFVAAVERHARWVIGAWLLAAVALTLAAPSLNDVGSQDTADFLPANAPSQRADKVLARVFPNDPTRDAAILVFARPTGLTTADHAYIGQLETYLATPQMRGAIKQAQTATTSPDLAPFLRSTDGKAELAIVSFTSAPFTQRSTHAIGELRSHLDDTAPPGLTHHVTGLAGLAADQANGVVQSFSRTAIVTVILVLALLLLIYRSVVAPLIPLITIALAFAVSNGVVSYAASGGLKVSTMVGTFLVVMVFGAGTDYCLFFTSRYREDLASGASVATTVRRTTTTIAAVIAASAATVIVGFSSMVTADFGMFKTMGPAVGIAIAVTLAAGVTLTPALLRVANTKAFWPRTLDEVRAHGQDHSARWARVAKTVRRHPAQLLLAGVIALQLPASALGWYHQSFNLVADLPHGADAREGYNTVAAHYPGGMVSPVYLVIQANGPILDTDRVAAIDKLTDELRTRHGIAEVRSITQPVGAPLTVHNLPELTAGSVAPTALNIDPAVVDAPALLEALASPRGLRLTGPLLRELPQLTQRMGLLLGADGNSTRLIIAPAGNPYDTSSLDTIEHIGTWAKQSLANTALRHATISVGGPSSFYADMRRISNNDFRVICIVIILAIFVVLALLLRSLVAPIYLLATVVLSYGATMGITVIVFQGLLGDPGITFWLAPFLFVILVALGADYNIFIMSRIREEADAGYEIHEAVSRGLTLTGRVITSAGFILAGTFLALTFAPLPNLRQIGFGVTVGILIDTFLVRSLLVPSATMVLGKWAFWPRIPAAARTNAP; this is encoded by the coding sequence ATGTTCGACCGTTTCGTTGCCGCCGTCGAACGTCATGCTCGCTGGGTCATCGGCGCGTGGTTGTTGGCAGCGGTCGCCCTCACGCTGGCAGCGCCGTCACTCAACGATGTCGGCTCCCAAGACACCGCGGACTTCCTGCCGGCGAACGCGCCCTCGCAACGCGCCGACAAGGTGCTCGCCCGCGTGTTCCCGAACGACCCCACACGAGACGCCGCAATCCTCGTGTTCGCACGGCCAACGGGCCTCACCACCGCAGACCACGCCTACATCGGCCAGCTCGAGACGTACCTCGCGACCCCGCAGATGCGAGGAGCCATCAAGCAGGCCCAGACCGCCACCACCAGCCCAGACCTTGCACCCTTCCTGCGATCCACCGACGGCAAGGCAGAGCTCGCGATCGTCAGCTTCACCAGCGCACCATTCACGCAGCGGTCGACACACGCGATCGGCGAGCTCCGAAGCCACCTCGACGACACGGCACCGCCGGGACTGACGCACCACGTCACCGGCCTCGCCGGGCTGGCCGCTGATCAGGCGAACGGGGTGGTGCAGTCCTTCTCCCGCACGGCGATCGTCACCGTCATCCTCGTGCTCGCACTCTTGCTGCTCATCTACCGCTCAGTTGTCGCACCGCTCATCCCGCTCATCACGATCGCACTCGCGTTCGCGGTGTCGAACGGCGTCGTGTCCTATGCCGCGAGTGGCGGTCTCAAGGTGTCGACGATGGTGGGGACCTTCCTCGTCGTCATGGTCTTCGGCGCCGGCACCGACTACTGCCTGTTCTTCACCTCTCGATATCGCGAAGACCTCGCCAGCGGCGCGTCCGTCGCCACCACCGTGCGGCGAACGACGACGACGATCGCAGCCGTCATCGCGGCATCGGCCGCGACCGTCATCGTCGGGTTCTCGTCGATGGTCACCGCCGACTTCGGCATGTTCAAGACGATGGGCCCAGCGGTGGGCATCGCGATCGCCGTCACCCTGGCCGCCGGGGTCACCTTGACGCCAGCGCTGCTGCGCGTCGCCAACACCAAGGCGTTCTGGCCCCGGACCCTCGATGAGGTCCGCGCTCACGGGCAGGACCACTCCGCTCGCTGGGCCCGCGTCGCCAAAACCGTACGACGCCACCCGGCACAACTGCTCCTTGCCGGTGTGATCGCGCTGCAGCTTCCCGCATCCGCGCTGGGCTGGTACCACCAGTCGTTCAACCTTGTAGCCGACCTCCCCCACGGCGCAGACGCACGAGAGGGCTACAACACGGTCGCCGCCCACTATCCGGGCGGCATGGTGTCGCCCGTGTACCTCGTCATCCAAGCCAACGGGCCAATCCTCGACACCGACCGCGTCGCCGCCATCGACAAGCTCACCGACGAACTCCGGACCCGACATGGCATCGCCGAAGTCCGATCGATCACCCAACCTGTCGGCGCACCCTTGACCGTGCACAACCTGCCCGAGCTCACCGCCGGTTCAGTCGCGCCGACGGCGCTCAACATCGACCCCGCCGTCGTTGACGCACCAGCTCTCCTCGAGGCCCTCGCCTCCCCGCGAGGTCTGCGTCTCACCGGGCCGCTGCTGCGCGAGCTTCCCCAACTCACCCAGCGCATGGGGCTCCTGCTCGGCGCGGACGGCAACTCAACAAGGCTGATCATCGCCCCGGCCGGGAACCCCTACGACACCAGCTCGCTCGACACCATCGAGCACATCGGGACCTGGGCAAAGCAATCGCTCGCCAACACCGCGCTGCGACACGCCACGATCTCCGTCGGCGGCCCGTCCAGCTTCTACGCCGACATGCGGCGCATCTCGAACAACGACTTCCGAGTGATCTGCATCGTGATCATCCTGGCGATCTTCGTCGTGCTCGCGCTCCTGCTTCGCAGCCTCGTCGCCCCCATCTACCTGCTCGCCACCGTGGTCCTGTCCTATGGCGCAACGATGGGCATCACCGTCATCGTGTTCCAAGGACTCCTCGGCGACCCCGGGATCACCTTCTGGCTCGCCCCGTTCCTCTTCGTGATCCTCGTAGCGCTCGGCGCTGACTACAACATCTTCATCATGAGCCGGATCCGCGAAGAAGCGGATGCCGGCTACGAGATCCACGAGGCCGTCAGCCGAGGTCTCACCCTCACCGGGCGAGTGATCACTTCCGCCGGATTCATCCTCGCTGGCACCTTCCTCGCCCTCACCTTCGCCCCGCTCCCCAACCTGCGCCAGATCGGCTTCGGCGTCACCGTCGGCATCCTCATCGACACCTTCCTCGTGCGCTCCCTCCTCGTGCCCTCAGCGACGATGGTCCTCGGCAAGTGGGCCTTCTGGCCGCGCATACCTGCAGCAGCGCGAACCAACGCGCCCTGA